A genomic window from Salvelinus namaycush isolate Seneca chromosome 21, SaNama_1.0, whole genome shotgun sequence includes:
- the LOC120066399 gene encoding F-box only protein 31-like isoform X3, with amino-acid sequence MREDLRKIEVAGVSSRELYAKLLHPYRHILGLWQPDIGPYGGLLNVVVDGLFILGWMYLPPHDPRVEDPMRRRPLFRIHMLESNKAAVECMYGHKGPHKGDVQTGKKDEFSTKCNQTDHHRMPGGRQEEFRTWLEEEWGRTLEDIFHEHMQELILMKFIYTSQYESGQYFTYFPTNPRSVATERDPTRDPRVNCRILDPTCSYICNCLTYRRIYLPPRLPSDLLQPGLFKGTYGSHGLEIIMLSFHGPRARATKLTGDPNVPAGQLTLDVDLNRPVHLPDLEHQRSVEELSRLVLGVHEEAQQEAQSPDVAPQGVAAGEGAVAPQGAAAAKGAVDGGGAEGLELAMEAQSESPQPGPSSSSSSATSEAQPFVLPLGVMARNEVYPRTCKMCFYGTGLIAGHGFTSPERTPGLFILFDEDRFGFIWLELKSFSLYSRLTDQLAHAYAPNMERFEAMLRNMQSWTS; translated from the exons CTGCGCAAGATAGAAGTGGCGGGTGTGTCCAGTCGGGAGCTCTATGCCAAAT TGCTGCACCCATACAGACACATCCTGGGTCTTTGGCAGCCTGACATAGGGCCGTACGGAGGGCTGCTCAACGTGGTG GTTGATGGGCTATTCATCCTTGGCTGGATGTATCTGCCCCCCCACGACCCTCGGGTCGAGGATCCCATGAGGCGGCGGCCACTCTTCCGCATCCACATGTTGGAGAGCAACAAGGCAGCAGTGGAGTGTATGTATGGACACAAGGGCCCTCACAAGGGGGACGTCCAA ACTGGGAAGAAGGACGAGTTCTCGACCAAATGCAACCAGACAGACCATCACCGCATGCCAGGGGGGAGgcaggag GAGTTCCGGACGTGGCTTGAGGAGGAGTGGGGGAGGACACTGGAGGACATCTTCCATGAGCACATGCAGGAGCTCATACTCATGAAGTTCATCTACACAAGCCAATACGA ATctggtcaatatttcacatattTTCCGACAAATCCGAGGTCCGTGGCCACCGAGCGTGATCCAACCCGGGATCCGAGGGTCAACTGCAGAATTTTGGATCCGACCTGTTCATATATCTG TAACTGCCTGACGTACCGGCGGATCTACCTCCCTCCACGACTGCCCTCTGATCTGTTGCAGCCGGgcctgttcaaaggcacatacGGCAGCCACGGCCTGGAGATCATCATGCTCAGCTTCCATGGGCCTCGCGCCAGGGCCACCAAGCTCACC GGGGACCCCAACGTTCCAGCAGGCCAGCTAACGCTCGATGTGGACCTGAATCGGCCTGTGCACCTTCCGGACCTGGAGCACCAGCGCAGCGTGGAGGAGCTGTCTCGCCTGGTGCTGGGGGTGCATGAGGAGGCGCAGCAGGAGGCGCAGAGCCCAGATGTGGCCCCCCAGGGGGTTGCTGCTGGAGAGGGGGCTGTGGCCCCCCAGGGGGCTGCTGCTGCAAAGGGGGCTGTGGATGGTGGCGGGGCAGAGGGTCTGGAGTTGGCTATGGAAGCCCAATCAGAGAGCCCCCAGCCTGGgcccagtagcagcagcagcagtgctaCCTCGGAGGCCCAGCCCTTTGTCCTGCCTCTGGGGGTCATGGCCCGCAACGAGGTGTACCCCCGTACCTGCAAGATGTG TTTCTACGGGACAGGCCTGATTGCCGGCCACGGCTTCACGAGCCCGGAGCGCACGCCTGGCCTCTTTATCCTGTTTGACGAGGACCGCTTCGGCTTCATCTGGTTGGAGCTCAAGTCGTTCAGCCTATACAGCCGCCTGACCGACCAGCTGGCCCACGCCTATGCCCCCAACATGGAGCGGTTTGAGGCTATGCTGCGCAACATGCAGTCCTGGACATCCTGA